From a region of the Labrus mixtus chromosome 5, fLabMix1.1, whole genome shotgun sequence genome:
- the fgf17 gene encoding fibroblast growth factor 17 isoform X1 produces the protein MYGINQRCIYISFHFFVLWCHAQGENHPSPNFKQYVRTQGAVTDQLSRRQVRVYQLYSRTSGKHVQIQGKRVTATAEDGNLYARLFVETDTFGSRVRIRGAESGRYLCMNRKGKLVGKPNGRSRDCIFTEKVLENNYTAFQNAKYEGWYVAFTRKGRPIKASRTRENQREVHFIKRLHTGPPPFPNTDQSKHFEFIRFPSTRRAKRNRKSRTSS, from the exons ATGTATGGAATAAACCAGCGCTGTATTTACAT ATCGTTTCATTTTTTCGTGCTGTGGTGCCATGCTCAG ggggagaatCACCCGTCTCCTAATTTTAAGCAGTATGTGAGGACGCAGGGCGCAGTGACGGACCAGCTGAGCCGCAGACAGGTCCGGGTGTACCAGCTCTACAGCCGCACCAGCGGGAAACACGTCCAGATTCAGGGCAAAAGGGTCACCGCCACAGCTGAGGATGGAAACCTGTACG ctCGTCTGTTCGTGGAGACGGACACGTTTGGCAGCCGAGTGAGGATAAGAGGTGCAGAGAGCGGGCGCTACCTCTGCATGAACCGGAAGGGGAAACTTGTGGGAAAG CCCAACGGCCGGAGCAGGGACTGCATCTTCACAGAGAAAGTGCTGGAAAACAATTACACAGCCTTCCAGAATGCCAAGTATGAGGGCTGGTATGTGGCGTTCACCAGGAAAGGGAGGCCCATCAAAGCCTCGAGGACGAGGGAGAACCAGAGAGAGGTCCACTTCATCAAGAGGCTGCACACGGGCCCGCCTCCCTTCCCCAACACGGACCAAAGCAAACACTTTGAGTTCATCCGATTTCCGTCCACACGTCGCGCGAAGCGGAACAGGAAATCACGTACCTCTTCCTAA
- the fgf17 gene encoding fibroblast growth factor 17 isoform X2 produces MYGINQRCIYISFHFFVLWCHAQYVRTQGAVTDQLSRRQVRVYQLYSRTSGKHVQIQGKRVTATAEDGNLYARLFVETDTFGSRVRIRGAESGRYLCMNRKGKLVGKPNGRSRDCIFTEKVLENNYTAFQNAKYEGWYVAFTRKGRPIKASRTRENQREVHFIKRLHTGPPPFPNTDQSKHFEFIRFPSTRRAKRNRKSRTSS; encoded by the exons ATGTATGGAATAAACCAGCGCTGTATTTACAT ATCGTTTCATTTTTTCGTGCTGTGGTGCCATGCTCAG TATGTGAGGACGCAGGGCGCAGTGACGGACCAGCTGAGCCGCAGACAGGTCCGGGTGTACCAGCTCTACAGCCGCACCAGCGGGAAACACGTCCAGATTCAGGGCAAAAGGGTCACCGCCACAGCTGAGGATGGAAACCTGTACG ctCGTCTGTTCGTGGAGACGGACACGTTTGGCAGCCGAGTGAGGATAAGAGGTGCAGAGAGCGGGCGCTACCTCTGCATGAACCGGAAGGGGAAACTTGTGGGAAAG CCCAACGGCCGGAGCAGGGACTGCATCTTCACAGAGAAAGTGCTGGAAAACAATTACACAGCCTTCCAGAATGCCAAGTATGAGGGCTGGTATGTGGCGTTCACCAGGAAAGGGAGGCCCATCAAAGCCTCGAGGACGAGGGAGAACCAGAGAGAGGTCCACTTCATCAAGAGGCTGCACACGGGCCCGCCTCCCTTCCCCAACACGGACCAAAGCAAACACTTTGAGTTCATCCGATTTCCGTCCACACGTCGCGCGAAGCGGAACAGGAAATCACGTACCTCTTCCTAA